A genomic region of Dreissena polymorpha isolate Duluth1 chromosome 4, UMN_Dpol_1.0, whole genome shotgun sequence contains the following coding sequences:
- the LOC127878992 gene encoding protein inturned-like, whose product MFGLRVPLVQSLSSADFDGVNVILNKSILKDPSKWLTKVNKNGEIFELHLENSVELFTQPLPSEKVSLCSDCGTDDTGYGTDNEAHSVLNTGDLIPPNELAEFADCFVNYTSSSHCATQQKTQLNQQAAFRQFEEDIDILFQSKRNPRDESNEFDVAHDLTDINSYFTEEDNRHLGFDSHKIQYFSQNETFQTLTLQPTDMLSLVNDNDNRSEQHRGCLPKNRLEVVVKLKPKKLQNETNSTVELCEYILGFVPGHTGTSTNVRQRKKDKMVKIRSILPNGVCARYSSIKVGDCLLSINEQRVTWDNLASLLSTLQFQRQAKLLIRPSEKTKTEKIPIVKKDSIPSSAHRLTELITGSNNHRTSHEVTAQNIVPFYGAMYLSLEGINSDNMQAKEDIVYQFPKVDNKVISSRGMFITLAGSLHDALKSTIQSTTLLVEDQPVHIVYHCEGPSLFVFSAPEHMFSLTSLTMLVKDLVRLLQVIHGSVHHAFTSLDTHYSLDCFFTLLHEKLHCRNGVLESGTHNDMLHNLSQGATVLCVPQEVKNCADRMLTEFESADFGDMSDSYYGCRRSYSVLGSCLFYKDYLISSHLAREDLVDVSTYLRYHGLLALSTDPGLGQLVAWREVYPTRNCHTIPDEQQFGYSEPLIARWFWLIVGYKNLIMCVSLETGGCTKVVAGVSPPDPFLIDQARAVLLQLYAQDMASVCQTCISSTLTSLTTSPPSVVNEDRRLQEISPRNPGMGESPAVTRSRSVDAHTSHSEVRKLSSNSLDSVVKPGRKGRLYPEVSDCLYSTLATKVDSYPLNTNRKLSVGMNNCLFHLLYIDNLEGVLISSSQQMAASPTNEQIHKCFKKAAQKIKTVFASAKQIKEQSKTERHHVCGSNDDFVHIREEGVMFTCNVTGPADKKLSQLCYWVVGRLLSRSKQREMYVCFLESTPQAVVELAFKTAFGRLPL is encoded by the exons ATGTTTGGATTACGGGTACCTCTCGTCCAAAGTTTGAGCTCGGCTGATTTTGATGGAGTTAACGTTATTCTCAATAAAAG CATCCTCAAAGATCCATCAAAATGGTTGACAAAGGTGAACAAGAATGGTGAAATATTTGAGCTGCATCTTGAAAATTCCGTTGAATTGTTCACCCAACCCCTGCCAAGTGAGAAGGTGAGTCTATGCAGTGACTGTGGGACAGATGATACTGGATATGGGACTGACAACGAAGCACACTCTGTGCTTAACACTGGAGACTTAATACCCCCAAATGAGCTTGCAGAGTTTGCTGATTGTTTTGTAAACTATACAAGTTCTTCACATTGTGCGACACAGCAAAAAACTCAACTCAATCAACAAGCAGCTTTTCGACAGTTTGAAGAGGACATTGACATATTGTTTCAGTCTAAAAGGAATCCCAGAGATGAGTCTAATGAATTTGATGTGGCACATGATTTAACTGATATCAACAGCTATTTTACAGAAGAAGACAACAGGCATCTGGGGTTTGACAGTCATAAAATTCAGTATTTCTCTCAGAACGAGACATTTCAAACACTTACTTTACAACCAACAGACATGTTGTCACTAGTGAACGATAATGACAACAGAAGTGAACAACACAGGGGTTGCCTGCCAAAAAATAGATTGGAAGTTGTTGTTAAATTAAAACCGAAGAAATTACAAAATGAAACAAATTCAACTGTAGAACTTTGTGAATACATTCTTGGATTTGTTCCTGGTCATACAGGAACAAGTACAAATGTCAGGCAGAGAAAGAAGGACAAAATGGTAAAAATCAGAAGCATTCTTCCGAATGGCGTGTGTGCGAGATACTCATCGATTAAAGTTg GCGACTGCCTGCTATCTATCAATGAACAGAGAGTGACGTGGGACAACCTGGCAAGTTTGCTGTCCACACTGCAGTTTCAGAGACAG GCCAAATTACTTATTCGCCCGTCTGAAAAAACAAAGACAGAAAAAATTCCAATAGTTAAAAAAGACAGTATACCCAGCAGTGCTCACCGACTCACTGAGCTTATCACAGGCTCCAATAACCACAGGACCAGCCATGAAGTCACAGCACAGAACATTGTACCGTTTTATGGAGCTATGTATTTGTCGTTGGAGGGTATCAACTCAGACAACATGCAGGCTAAG GAAGACATTGTTTACCAGTTTCCGAAGGTCGACAACAAAGTGATCTCATCCAGAGGGATGTTCATTACTTTAGCTGGAAGTTTACACGATGCTTTGAAATCTACTATTCAAAG CACCACTTTGTTGGTGGAGGACCAACCAGTCCACATTGTGTATCATTGCGAAGGCCCCAGTCTATTTGTATTCTCTGCACCTGAACATAT GTTTTCCCTTACCTCACTCACCATGCTGGTTAAAGACCTTGTGCGCCTGTTGCAAGTCATCCATGGATCTGTTCATCACGCGTTTACCTCACTGGACACTCACTATAGTCTGGACTGCTTTTTCACACTACTTCATGAAAAACTGCATTGTCGGAACGGTGTTCTGGAGTCTGGCACCCACAACGACATGTTGCACAATCTCAGTCAAGGCGCTACAGTGCTGTGTGTACCTCAGGAAGTGAAG AACTGTGCAGATAGAATGCTAACAGAATTTGAAAGTGCAGACTTTGGCGATATG TCTGACAGTTATTATGGTTGCAGACGGAGCTACTCAGTGCTAGGATCTTGCCTGTTTTATAAG GACTACCTGATATCAAGCCACCTTGCGCGAGAGGACCTTGTGGACGTGAGCACCTACCTGCGCTACCATGGACTGCTCGCGCTGAGCACCGACCCTGGTCTTGGTCAGCTGGTGGCATGGCGCGAGGTGTACCCAACACGCAACTGTCACACCATCCCAGATGAACAGCAGTTCGGCTATTCTGAGCCGCTGATTGCTAGATGGTTTTGGCTAATCGTTGGATAT AAGAACCTCATTATGTGTGTGTCGCTGGAGACAGGTGGATGCACAAAAGT TGTGGCAGGCGTGTCTCCCCCTGACCCCTTCCTCATTGACCAAGCACGGGCAGTGCTGTTACAGCTGTACGCACAGGACATGGCCAGTGTCTGTCAGACATG TATATCGTCCACACTGACATCTCTGACGACCAGTCCTCCCTCTGTGGTGAATGAGGACAGGAGACTGCAGGAGATTTCTCCAAGGAACCCTGGGATGGGGGAGTCCCCTGCCGTCACCAGGTCACGCAGCGTAGACGCTCACACTTCTCACAGTGAAGTGCGAAAGTTAAGCAGTAACAGCTTGGATTCAGTTGTAAAG CCTGGCCGAAAAGGCAGACTGTATCCTGAAGTTTCCGACTGCCTGTACAGTACCTTAGCAACAAAAGTGGATTCATATCCATTGAACACTAATAGAAA GCTGTCAGTTGGCATGAACAATTGCCTGTTTCACctgctttatattgacaatctTGAGGGAGTTCTCATATCTTCCTCACAACAGATGGCCGCCTCACCAACCAATGAACAAATTCACAAATGCTTCAAGAAAGCTGCTCAAAAAATCAAAACTGTTTTTGCAAGTGCCAAACAAATCAAA GAACAAAGTAAAACTGAGAGACACCATGTTTGCGGCTCAAATGACGACTTTGTGCACATACGAGAGGAAGGCGTGATGTTTACATGCAATGTGACAGGTCCAGCAGACAAAAAGCTTAGTCAACTGTGCTACTGGGTGGTGGG ACGACTGCTGTCACGTTCTAAACAGCGGGAGATGTACGTGTGTTTCCTGGAGTCCACTCCGCAAGCTGTTGTTGAGCTTGCATTCAAAACTGCTTTTGGCCGTCTTCCTTTATAA